One part of the Salvelinus fontinalis isolate EN_2023a chromosome 4, ASM2944872v1, whole genome shotgun sequence genome encodes these proteins:
- the LOC129853370 gene encoding phospholipase A2-like, which produces MRSSHTLLLLAFCLPVLLAVHEPNPWALWQFRAMIVCVNPSSWPVLDYADYGCYCGKGGSGTPVDDLDRCCQVHDYCYSDSMQHEECWGIFDNPYTEIYSYQCDRASKTVTCKENNNPCEMFICECDRKAAMCFDKAEYNPDHAHLPGENC; this is translated from the exons ATGAGGTCTTCTCACACGCTGCTGCTGTTAGCCTTCTGTCTGCCAGTCT TGCTGGCGGTGCATGAACCCAACCCATGGGCACTATGGCAGTTCAGAGCGATGATCGTCTGTGTTAACCCTAGCAGCTGGCCTGTGCTGGACTATGCTGACTACGGCTGCTACTGTGGGAAGGGTGGCTCAGGCACACCTGTGGATGATCTGGACAG ATGCTGTCAGGTTCATGACTATTGCTACTCTGATTCCATGCAGCACGAGGAGTGCTGGGGCATATTTGACAACCCTTACACTGAAATATATAGCTACCAGTGTGACAGAGCCTCTAAGACTGTCACCTGCAAAG aAAACAACAATCCATGTGAGATGTTTATCTGTGAGTGTGACAGAAAAGCAGCCATGTGCTTTGACAAGGCGGAGTACAACCCAGATCATGCGCACCTTCCTGGTGAGAACTGCTAG
- the LOC129853367 gene encoding 5'-AMP-activated protein kinase subunit beta-1-like isoform X1 — MGNNSSSGERASAGQGERPYQRDDGQGAKDGARPKILMDSTDDADLFNTREAKNAPQEIQEFLAWQRDLESDSKCPSQAKPTVFRWTGAGKEIFVSGSFNNWATKIPLNKSQNNFAAVVDLPEGEHQYKFCVDGQWTLDPTGAVLTTKTGTVNNVIQVKRTDFEVFEALMIDSQECADMSDLSSSPPGPYQQDPYITKTSDKLKNPPILPPHLLQVLLNKDTGVSCDPALLPEPNHVMLNHLYALSIKDGVMVLSATHRYKKKTMTQHTSRLCNCYLTKKKSDGVLHQMTWPPQSPDLNPIEMVWDDLDCRVKESSQQVLSTPSRLLEKHSR; from the exons ATGGGAAACAACAGCAGCAGTGGTGAGCGGGCCAGTGCAGGTCAGGGTGAGAGACCCTATCAGCGTGATGATGGACAAGGTGCCAAGGATGGCGCACGGCCCAAGATTCTCATGGACAGCACAGATGATGCTGACCTGTTTAACACCCGAGAGGCTAAAAAT GCTCCTCAGGAGATCCAGGAGTTTCTAGCCTGGCAGAGGGACCTTGAGAGTGACAGTAAATGTCCCAGTCAGGCCAAGCCCACTGTGTTCCGTTGGACAGGCGCTGGCAAAGAGATCTTTGTGTCTGGATCATTCAACAACTGGGCCACCAAGATTCCCCTCAACAAAAG CCAGAACAACTTTGCAGCGGTTGTGGACTTGCCTGAGGGAGAGCACCAGTATAAGTTCTGTGTAGATGGACAGTGGACCCTCGACCCGACAGGG GCTGTGTTGACGACCAAAACTGGCACTGTCAATAATGTCATTCAGGTGAAGAGGACTGACTTTGAGGTGTTTGAAGCCCTCATGATTGATTCTCAGGAATGTGCAGATATGTCAG ACCTCTCGAGTTCCCCTCCGGGACCCTACCAGCAGGACCCATACATAACCAAGACAAGCGACAAGCTCAAGAACCCCCCCATCCTGCCACCACACTTGCTGCAAGTCCTACTCAATAAGGACACTGGCGTGTCT TGTGACCCAGCCCTTCTTCCAGAGCCCAACCATGTGATGCTCAACCACCTCTATGCCCTCTCCATCAAG GATGGGGTGATGGTTCTTAGCGCAACCCACCGCTACAAAAAGAA gacaatgactcaacacacctccaggctgtgtaattgctatttgaccaagaagaagagtgatggagtgctgcatcagatgacctggcctccacaatcacctgacctcaacccaattgagatggtttgggatgacttggactgcagagtgaaggaaagcagccaacaagtgctcagcactccttcaagactgttggaaaagcattccagatga
- the LOC129853371 gene encoding phospholipase A2, minor isoenzyme-like translates to MITCTQPDVNPFMYNNYGCWCGLGGTGTPRDDLDRCCEVHDLCYRASRHLPECRPIIDVPYIKVYIFSCTNGQVSCSASNDVCQASVCECDRVAANCFAQSTYNPENNNLDPKTHCIT, encoded by the exons ATGATCACGTGCACCCAGCCTGATGTCAACCCCTTCATGTACAATAACTATGGCTGTTGGTGTGGCTTGGGGGGGACTGGGACTCCCAGGGATGACCTGGATAG GTGTTGTGAGGTCCATGACCTCTGCTACCGAGCGAGCAGGCATCTTCCAGAGTGCCGTCCCATCATTGACGTCCCTTACATCAAGGTGTACATATTCTCTTGCACGAATGGGCAGGTCTCCTGTTCAG CTTCCAACGATGTGTGCCAGGCCTCAGTGTGCGAGTGTGACCGAGTCGCCGCCAACTGCTTCGCCCAGTCCACCTACAACCCTGAGAACAATAACCTGGACCCCAAAACCCACTGTATCACCTGA
- the LOC129853367 gene encoding 5'-AMP-activated protein kinase subunit beta-1-like isoform X2, with the protein MGNNSSSGERASAGQGERPYQRDDGQGAKDGARPKILMDSTDDADLFNTREAKNAPQEIQEFLAWQRDLESDSKCPSQAKPTVFRWTGAGKEIFVSGSFNNWATKIPLNKSQNNFAAVVDLPEGEHQYKFCVDGQWTLDPTGAVLTTKTGTVNNVIQVKRTDFEVFEALMIDSQECADMSDLSSSPPGPYQQDPYITKTSDKLKNPPILPPHLLQVLLNKDTGVSCDPALLPEPNHVMLNHLYALSIKDGVMVLSATHRYKKKYVTTLLYKPI; encoded by the exons ATGGGAAACAACAGCAGCAGTGGTGAGCGGGCCAGTGCAGGTCAGGGTGAGAGACCCTATCAGCGTGATGATGGACAAGGTGCCAAGGATGGCGCACGGCCCAAGATTCTCATGGACAGCACAGATGATGCTGACCTGTTTAACACCCGAGAGGCTAAAAAT GCTCCTCAGGAGATCCAGGAGTTTCTAGCCTGGCAGAGGGACCTTGAGAGTGACAGTAAATGTCCCAGTCAGGCCAAGCCCACTGTGTTCCGTTGGACAGGCGCTGGCAAAGAGATCTTTGTGTCTGGATCATTCAACAACTGGGCCACCAAGATTCCCCTCAACAAAAG CCAGAACAACTTTGCAGCGGTTGTGGACTTGCCTGAGGGAGAGCACCAGTATAAGTTCTGTGTAGATGGACAGTGGACCCTCGACCCGACAGGG GCTGTGTTGACGACCAAAACTGGCACTGTCAATAATGTCATTCAGGTGAAGAGGACTGACTTTGAGGTGTTTGAAGCCCTCATGATTGATTCTCAGGAATGTGCAGATATGTCAG ACCTCTCGAGTTCCCCTCCGGGACCCTACCAGCAGGACCCATACATAACCAAGACAAGCGACAAGCTCAAGAACCCCCCCATCCTGCCACCACACTTGCTGCAAGTCCTACTCAATAAGGACACTGGCGTGTCT TGTGACCCAGCCCTTCTTCCAGAGCCCAACCATGTGATGCTCAACCACCTCTATGCCCTCTCCATCAAG GATGGGGTGATGGTTCTTAGCGCAACCCACCGCTACAAAAAGAAGTATGTGACCACACTTCTGTACAAGCCGATCTAA